A segment of the Lycium barbarum isolate Lr01 chromosome 7, ASM1917538v2, whole genome shotgun sequence genome:
CCTCATGAGCTATTTTGGGTTGAATTAGCCCAAAGTCCATGTTTCTCAACAGTTTCTATAAAAATGAGAAATGGAATCCCCCGTGCATAAGAGTTAAGTGTCCAGATATactaagttaccagacaaaacttGAGTGTGTCAATAGAAATAACATAATGGGAAAGAGCAACTTTATAAACTCTTGGAACACTTATTAACTTTTATTCTTATAAAAAAACAGAGGACAGGACCAACCAAAGAATATGGTTTGTCATCTGCAATGGGAACAATCTCAAGAATAAGTAACATCTCATCTCAGCCTATAAATACCTTGTTATTCCTTTAGCTTTTCCATCCAAGTAAACCTCTCCATCGTATAGCCTAACTGCAGAGGTTCCTACTAAATTTTTGTCCCTAAGATTAGAATCTGATCATGGGTGTCACCAAATTCACTGATGAGCACACTTCACCAACAGTGGCGGATCTACGTTGGGAGGTCTAGGTGCTGAAGCAACTACACAGTTTGATCAAATTGTGTtatgtatacaacaacaacaacaacagcccagtgaaatcccacatcttggggtctggggagggtataatgtacgcagaccttactcctaccaaggtaggatggctgtttccgagagaccctcggctcaaaattgtgttatgtatgcataaatatatttaaaaatgtatataaagtgATCATGAGCACCCATGTTTAATTTTTATGGTCATTgtaatacttgtaccaaaattaGTGAAGCACCCACGACTTATAAATTCTAGATCCGCCACTGGCATTGTTACTCCATATTTGAGAGTGATTAAGTTCTAAAAATAGTTCAAATATAATATTATCTCGTATATAAAGGGATCAAACCACTGAAGGTAAAATGTGCTTAATCATATTTTGCAAGGACCAAAATTAAAGTTTACCAATAATTGAAGGACCAAAAGTGTTATTATCCCTTACTGTTTTTGTAGATTTGGCCCCTCTAGAAAGAATAAGGGATAATTTCAAAGACCCGCACTCGGGCCCCAACCAATCAGGATCCGCGCCGCGTAAGGCCTATTAGAAAGACCAAGTAGTTGATGCGATCGCACCACATTCTAGAATAAGGGATAATTTGAAAGACCCGCACTCGGCCCCCAACCAATCAGGATCCGCGCTGTGTAAGGCCCCTATTAGAAAGACCAAGTAGTTGATGCGATCGCACCACAAGATTAGATGTTGAGACGGGAAAACACTTACTGGTTTTCCGGATCAGGTTCAGAACGTGATGGAACTGGCATTAGAGGTGCGGGTACATATATGTCACTGAAAAATCCAAGCGACACTGCCAAGTACAAAGAGAAACCAATATTAAGATGCCTTTTCTGAAAGTTTATCCTCATCAATTAACATGCACCTTATATATCACTGGAAAAATATTAATGAAAAGGAAAATCTATACTAGCCCATGAATTCCGCAAATGATAGTCTGAGAATAAGCCTTTCATTATGCAAAAACTTAGTTATCCTCTGCCAAACTAAAGCGGAAAGTAGCTAATAAAATATTCCCAGCATATAATTCCTGAACTAGAAAAATGTGTTTTCATCAAGTTTTGTTCTGTATTAATATTTAATGAGACTACATATTTTTAATCATTAAGGAACTATGACTAAAATATCCTTCAATATTTTCATGGTTCAAACAAGTAAAAGTTCTCAGTGCTGGATAGTTGTCAACAACACTTGGacaaatgttttccaaaacataTATCACAGAAACTTCAACAGAGAAAAATTGGATGAGAATAAATTGATGCTTACAGCGCAAACCCTCTGCATTGGACTCTTTGAGTCTAGCAGTTATTACTTCTCCTACAAATGGGCGAAACACTACCAGTCTAAACTTGACCTGCAAGATACCATGATTATTCTGTATTAATGAGCACGCTATCACAGAAAACTACAAATAATAGAAAGCTGATTGCTTATAGCCCTTAGGGTTCGTTTGGTAGGGTGTATTAGGTGAATAATGTTGGTATAAGAATAATGCTGGTATAAAAATTTAGTACAATGTCTGGTAAATTTAAGTCTAGTACAACTAATACCAATGTTACTtatacaccctattcagtactattcttatacatagtaaaGCATGGCATTAACCATACCAGCACTATTCTTATACTTGGGGCTTGTTTGGTACGAAGGATAAGGGATAAATAATCCCGCAATTGAATTTTAGATAAGTTTATCCCACATTTGGTGGGGATAAAATCGTGGTATAACTATtaccgggattagttatcccgggctcgtagtgttattttatcccttGTGGGAGGGCGGAATAACTAATACCGTTATAAGTAATCCTGCGATAACTTATTtctcaaccaaacgaccccttagtgctCTATTCAGTACTATTCAgaattatgcaatgcatgttattttAATACAACACACTAAACAGTTGATAAGAAATAATACCAGCATAATTAATCCCAGCACTactaatcccagcataacttatttcgaaccaaacgaccccttagtcaCATGACACAATTGAAAAAACTGAAATGCTATTCCAGAACCAGCTCATAAACTATAGTAAAAATCGATTATTCTTTGGCTATTATGCTGTCCAGCCAGGATTCATCATTTTTCCTTCTAATTGAAAGGTCACCATTCTGTTATAGGCAAAAACAAGGATATCGAGCACTTTTTTTCCAAAGATTGAGACATCAGATCCTTATATAGATCATGTCAAGGAGGGGGTAACAGATTTATTAGAGGTCAAAAATACTTGCAGTTATCACATCCCTTAATCTTTTAGAAAATTGAGGGAAgaaccctctttttttttttttgggggggggggggggggggggggggttggatcAGTTAAGGGGGTTAATTTAGAACAAAGTTGTGGCTATGGTGAGATCCCAATAATCACCCTTCAAATCTAGAGCAAGAAAAAGGTGCACTTTCAATTCCAAGTACAGGGCAGTGATACTCATAAAGCCAGAGAACTTATCAACTGAAATCATTTTATATTAAAAGAAAACAGTTTCAACGAGCGGGGTTGGAAAACGGGAATCTCTCACGAGGGGCAATAATACATGTGTGCACAATCCATTTAAGTTAAACTAAGAATAATTAACTGCAGCAACAAGTAGAATACCGTATATGTTGAGGCCCCTTCACTTGGATAGATAAAACCACCATCTATGGAGCGAATATCGTAAATAGATATGGCGAGGCCCAAATTTGCAATAACCTGAGCATCATGTCAAAAAGTTAGTCTCTTTTAATGATGCTAAATCTTTTTGAGTAGGGAAATGGATTGAAAACAAAAATGCAGCctcaaaagagaagaagaaagcaaACCTTATCCACAAAGAGACCCTCAAGTTCTCCTCTGATTGATTCATTGAGTGGAAGACTTAGGAGATGAGGCGGCAATCTCAGTGTGTGTTCTATTAAACTCAGATAAAACATGCCTCCTTAAATCTGTAGCAAGATACACAACAAATATTTACCAACTAGACAAAAAATACACACTTGCGAAAAGTAGACTTGCAAAAGAAAGACTATAAGACATGTTGGTAGATTTGCAAAAGAAAGACTATAAGACATGGCTCTTTATCTCATGTGGATCGTTTTATTCTACAACATATAtctgttttgttttgttttcagcAAGGATCCATGCAAAGTACCCCATCAGAGAATATTCTTGGCCTCGGTCCTCTCCATTCTAACAAATTTTCAAGGTTCTCTCATATGCAATCAAAAGAGTATTAAATATTTGTTAAACGAATTCAAGTGATCATATTGGGTAATTAGATAACACAGACCAAGTCCACTTAGTCGTCTAATTACGCTCAACCGATCACTGTGCTCCGTGCGACATCGGCCAGTAGACGAAGCTATGATTGGGTACTTCACTTTAAGCTAGCATACAAAGAAGCTCTTTGTTTTATCGACAAAAGATAGATAACTACAGTTGTCTGACTTGGTGTGCAGATGCACCGTCCCATCATATTACTCCCCAAAAAGGTGCAAAAGTATAACCTATGTTGCTCTGACTCTTCAAAAAAATTGGCAGGTGcatgtcagatcctccaaaagtagtgcatctTTTTGAGGATCCGACAAGGATGCtgcaacatttttggagagtccgaacAACATAGAGTAATGATAAGATCTGCATAAGCTATCAAGCTATACATTTAACAATAAACGAAAGAATATCGTTTCACTCAAAGTACATCGAGACGGTGTCAATAAGTTATTTAAAAAGTAAGATACTAAACTTGATCTCAACCAAAAAGCCGAGAGGGTTACAAAAAAGTTAGCTATGGCTCAGCCACAACTATTGTATTGTATAAATAAAACAAACATAaagaagccaaaaaaaaaaaaaaaaaactctactaGTGAAAGCATAAGTCAAATATATTACTCCATTACAATTATAACGATAACTATCCAGCGGTTTCACCTTGtataacgaaaaaaaaaaaaaaacatcaatcGAAAATTCGAAATCTTGATTGATGCTTTGAGTAAAATCTAATTGCAAGAAAGTCATTCATCAAGATATTGCAATTTGAGCATAGTCTCAACTCAAGAACATAGTAGTATTCAAACCTCAAAATGCATCATTGCAAAGTGTAGTATTTGTTCTTTTACTTAAGATTTCAGCAGCAATTAACAAACTATCGCAGTAAACTTAGTAGATAGAACAGATTAAGAGGGAAGAGGTTGTGGGTACAGACTAGATAAGCAATTGTTTGGCTAACTAAACTGGACTAACGTTTAAGTAGACTTAAATAGGCTAATTAACATGCTCGACTAGTTCAAAACATAACCTGCGAACATATTTTACAAAGACCAACATTTAAATAGCTTGAGCTAAAAGAAACATGCTCAGTCGACAGGATGAGTTTTCATTTTTAAAATATGCCGATTAAGCTAACACCAGTATGCTGTACCAGCTAAGCTGAACTAGCATATAAATatgaatcaacaacaacaacaacaacccagtgaaatcccacatcgtggggtctggggagggtagagtgtacgcagaccttactcctaccaaggtaggatagttgtttccgaaagaccctcggctcaagaaaagcataaaagcataaaaaaagtcagataaggctaagagattcaaagcgatatggaaatgaaataatataaaataaaataatgcaagcgacaccgATACCACAGGACAATAAAAGCAAATAAATATGAATAATTTGAATTAAACATCTTGTTTGAACTAACATAAATATGCTTAACCATACCAAATTAATACCTTAAGACGAATTAATTTAGATGGAACACACGCTTAATCAAATATTTAACAGGTTATATTAAAAATGATACTGGCATGCTTTACTACTGAGTTCACTTTAAGACAGAATATCGCATAGCTAACACATCTTGAAAATCAAATTAAACTAACATTATTAAATATCCGATTACACTAACATGGTAGACAACGAAATTACTACTAAATCAATTCACACAAAACTCATAAACAAACTAAACTACTAGACGAGGAAGAGATTACCTTTTGTGGTACAGTGAACGGGTCGCGAATCCACGCTCGACTGTTAATATCTCCGAGTTTGCGGATGCTCGGATTCCAAAACAGTAATAGAGTGAAAGAGAGTAAGAAAAATGTTTCGTATTTTGAAGTTGATGTCAAATAACAAAAAAATgagacttttttttcttttctttttttttttgtattttcagAGAATTGGAGCCCCGATTTCAAGTTGTATTTATAGCAGATGAGTGCTAGGGTTCCGATTTTCAAATTTCAAACTCGCGGTCTGCCATTGTTGAAGGCAACCGATCCTTTGTTCAAATTGAGAAAGGGATGAGAGAGAGATTGAGGGTCGGCTCTGCTGTTGAGAAAACCTAATCTGAAATGTATTATTTCGTTTGGCCCGGGTCGGGTAATTGGATAATGGGCTGATCCGGGTCGGGTAAGTCATTAGGGTCCGAATTTGAACAAGTGGGCTGATAGGATCCGAATTTGGccttttcctcctttttttttttagaagcccaaggaaataaaggagggacaaaattgggtgtcaacatataaTATTCTCCCCATCGTCGATATATATAATATCCTCCCCATCGTCAACCTCAATGCAACCAGATCTATCAATTGGAGCGTAAATTAAATAACAAAAGGGACAAATTAGGATACACAGTAACATCAATCGATCTTATTCTAATATCATATAAAAATGAATCTTGAATTTAAATCAAACTCAAAAGCTAATTCGCGAGATGATTAAGTCCACTTAGTCGTCTAATTACGCTCAACCGATCTTTGTGCTCCGTGCGACATCGTCCAGTAGACGAAGCTATGATTGGGTACTTCACTTTAAGCTAGCATACAAAGAAGCTCTTTGTTTTATCGACAAAAGATAGATAACTACAGTTGTCTGACTTGGTGTGCAGATGCACCGTCCCATCATATTACTCCCCAAAAAGGTGCAAAAGTATAACCTATGTTGCTCTGACTCTTCAAAAAACTTGGCAGGTGcatgtcagatcctccaaaagtagtgcatctTTTTGAGGATCCGACACGGATGCtgcaacatttttggagagtccgaacAACATAGAGTAATGATAAGATCTGCATAAGCTATACATTTTACTTTTTAACAATAAACGAAAGAATATCGTTTCACTCAAAGTACATCGAGATGGTGTCACTAAGTTATTTAAAAAGTAAGATACTAAACTTGATCTCAGCCAAAAAGCCGAGAGGGTTACAAAAAAGTTAGCTATGGCTCAGCCACAACTATTGTATTGTATAAATAAAACAAACATAAAGAAGCCAAAAAAAAAACTGTGAAAGCATAATTCAAATATATTACTCCATTACGATTATAACGATAACTATCCAGCAGTTTCACCGTGtataacgaaaaaaaaaaaaaaagcatcaaTCAAGATTTCGAATTTTCGATAGCAATTGCTCAATTAATACCTTATTTGTTGTATAAACTCCCAATAACAAATCTCATATCTTTTAAAAAAGTACCTTTATCACTAACTATAATCCTTAAAACAAGAACTTCAAGTTGACTAAGTCACAGGCCCTACCTCAAAGCTCCAACAAATTATAAATTGAATATGTATTAAATAACTATAGTCTAacactccctctgtcccaatttatgtggcatagttggaatttcgagattcaaacctTTAAATTTCGATCATGAATTCAGACATAGAAGCTTTAAGTTTTTTGAagcaaaatttatatatttagaaactatataaaaaaatactaataaattacaataattaacaacttaaaatatttCAAAGGCATAAAGAGAAATTCCGGTCAAAGAAAAACTCGGTTGACGCTCGAAATTTCaacggtgccacataaattgggatggagggagtaataataatgtatgtaaaaatatatgtctatgtatTTATTGAGTTGATCCAAACACCATCTAATATATCATAGTTGTAGCCTCATCTCCTAATTACTACAGCCATCACCATCTTATAGGGGCAACAATAGTAAAATCTAATTGCAAGAAAGTCATTCATCAAGATATTGCAATTTGAGCATAGTCTCAACTCAAGAACATAGTAGTATTCAAACCTCAAAATGCATCATTGCAAAGTGTAGTATTTGTTCTTTTACTTAAGATTTCAGCAGCAATTAACAAACTATCGCAGTAAACTTAGTAGATAGAACAGATTAAGAGGGAAGAGGTTGTGGGTACAGACTAGATAAGCAATTGTTTGGCTAACTAAACTGGAGTAACGTTTAAGTAGACTTAAATAGGCTAATTAACATGCTCGACTAGTTCAAAACATAACCTGCGAACATATTTTACAAAGACCAACATTTAAATAGCTTGAGCTAAAAGAAACATGCTCAGTCGACAGGATGAGTTTTCATTTTTAAAATATGCCGATTAAGCTAACACCAGTATGCTGTACCAGCTAAGCTGAACTAgcatataaatatgaataatttgAACTAACATAAATATGCTTAACCAGACCAAATTAATACCTTAATGGATTAAGACGAATTAATTTAGATGGAACACGCTCAGTTTAAACGGGCTTAATCAAATATTTACTAGTGAGTTCACTGACGTAGATATAAATTCCACAAGACAGAATATCGCATAGCTAATACATCTTGAAAATCAAATTAAACTAGCAATGCATGAACATTATTAAATATCAGCAACACATCTCCGATTACACTAACATGGTAGACTGTCTAAATTAACGAAATTACTACTAAATGAATTCACACAAAACTCATAAACTACTAGAATGAAAATAAACTAAGACAGAGGAAGAAATTACCTTTTGTGGTACAGTGAAAGAGAGTAAGAAAAATGTTTGGTATTTTGAAGTTGATGTCAAATAACAAAAAAatgagactttttttttttgtattttcagAGAATTGGAGGGTCGGCTGCGCTGTTGAGAAATTTTGAAGGCAACCGATCCTTTGTTCAAATTGAGAAAGGGATGAGAGAGAGATTGAGGGTCGGCTCTGCTGTTGAGAAAACCTAATCTGAAATGTATTATTTcgtttgggccgggtcgggtaattGGATAATGGGCTGCTCCGGGTCGGGTAAGTCATTTGAAAAAGTGGGCTGATAAGATCCGAATTTGGCCTTTTCCTCCTTTATTTAAATttggcttctaatttaataactagtacaatatatactatgataactagtgattaatatgtagaaaacaaaggacttgataaagtataattaatttaacgcgtacaaaatttgaaaataaaatgatgacgaaccattttgaaatttgtgataaagtaatgctggTAATGTTAatagtaaaaataataaaaatgaaagtaacaatattaatagtagtggcaataaaaataatagtgaaaataaagtgtttagctcgtcaataaattttagaagcccaaggaaataaaggagggacaaaattgggtgtcaacatataaTATTCTCCCCATCATCGATATATATAATATCCTCCCCATTGTCAACCTCAATGCAACCAGATCTATCAATTGGAGCGTAAATTAAATAACAAAAGGGACAAATTAGGATACACAGTAACATCAATCGATCTTATTCTAATATCATATAAAAATGAATCTTGAATTtaaatcaaactcaaaagcagTTTCTGTTTGGTCAAGCGTATTTTTTTCAAAAGCGCTTTTCGGAAAAGACTTTTGGGAAAAAACTATTTTtcttttagcttctgaaaaactactTCTGCGATTCCCAGAAGtgcttattttctctcaaaagtttGACCAAATACATCtagcttttttaaaaaaaataaacacttTTTAAATAAACTTGGTCAAacaagctatgaataccaaaccAACTTTAGTTAGGTTCCGTTaggttattttttttaatttggttcGATTTCAGTATGTAATATGCAACAGGAAAATTATTCGTACTATATGTTTATCTCAAGTATAAATTACACGAACAAAAATCTAAAAAGTAACTCAGAAATATATATCAAGGAAATTGCAATGAATAGAAAAACGAAAAAacgctatttttttttctttcctcttcttcATATCAGTTATTGAGAATAGTAGAAAAAACAGagaagaaaggagaaaaaaaaacgCTAACCTTGTTTAATTTTTGCAACTCAAATTGCTCTTCTTTAGTGGGAAGGAACATATATTTTgaggggccaaaaattaaagaacgGCGCTTTTTGAAgaacaatccgtgcaaaaaaatggtGAAAGGCGAATgattcatttttttgcacggattgcccttcttttggggtggtctttagattttgcccctcatatttgtattctttaaattttgccctggatacctgaggttctgagttcgaacccccgctcaggcataaaataaaaaaataatttcgcaaggcagggctgggggagtgtatgccggatccgacataaagtccttaaggaaaaactaaagttatgccggagggggcataacttttcctcaaggcatagtttagttatgccttatggggcaaaactcttccttaaggaactatgccttatggggcagacttttaattaaggcataaccaaaagtatgccccataaggcagaactttttcttaaggtattGACTTtcccttataaggcaaacttttagttatgccttaaggaaagattccgccttatgtggcatactataaaagtttgccgattaaaagtatgcccccaccggcataaacttgtgaaggaattaccaaagttatgccggacccgacatacttatgtcaAGCCTGcctataaggcataagtatgtcgggtccggcataagtttggtaattccttaacaagtttatgccggtgggggcatacttttaatggacaaacttttatgccggacccgacataaacttgtgaaggaattatcaaagttatgccggacccggcatacttatgccaagtttgcccataaggcataagtatgctgggTCTAGCATAACTTTGGtgattccttcacaagtgtatgccggtgggggcatagcgaaatttaaactctgccttgcgaatttttttttaaaattttgactgtgtgggggttcgaacctggaacccatgaggtttagccgaagggcaaaatttaaagatttcaaaatgaggggcaaaatttaaagaccaccccaaaagaagggcaattctgcgaattggtTTTGGGCTTTGCTTCAGAAGTTAATGACAATTTGGGCTCTGTGTGTGCTGTTAGGCATTTTGTTTTGGGCTAGGCATCGAATGATGTcgacataagtttatattttatcatcataatattttaaaaattatatattttagGCATAAGTTAATTGctaaagggaaaaaattaaagactagttcATATGAAGGGCAAACCGTGCAAAGGGGCTAGAGTTTGCCTAAAACCAAATATCGAAGTATTAGGAAAGATAAAAGAGAAAGTTATATAAAtacaagtaaataaataaaatattttgtaATCAATAACTATTAATTAAATTACAAATCTACAATATATACTCTATATTTAGGGTATATGTATGACTTTATAATACGAACCCAACAAGTACAAGGCCATTCACTAGGagtcaagcaagagaacttcaagagttgcaagccttgttcatgaaGAAGGAAGCCTTGGAAGAGATTGGAGAGAAGACGTCTCGGATTtacaacgtttgggagttggcattggaagagttgcaaagtggctagaagcgcaaaatggctaaaagtgcaacaatggggctaagattgcaattggaggtcatacttgcaagttatgaggttagaatggcaattggaggtcataattgcaagttatgaggctttggatgcaattgaagacccgtgtgggtatttttgcaaaaaGAGCCACTTTAtggccttttggtgtaataggcattagtataaatagttcttttcatccatttggaaaatttagcttgaatattgtgtgaactcaaatattgagagattttagttaatagatagtttgtttggttacctacactaagtgtgatttcattgttgcaaagtgaatttgcttatccattgaattcatctagattgctcatttgtggtttCCAATTGAGTCTTCTAATTGATTCAAATTTGCTTTGgttcttttggttgaattcacAATAGGAGGGTCTAAGTTTCATATACTTAGATTTGCCTATAGGTTCATTACTAATTGGGTCAAGTATTTATCCTCTATTCTCCTTAATCCCCAATTTTTCAtctatcttttgttttcctttatttttgtttaattcttagagtttccttaggttgtttgttatcactttataccataaataaaaaaatattgttatgaa
Coding sequences within it:
- the LOC132602885 gene encoding uncharacterized protein LOC132602885 is translated as MFYLSLIEHTLRLPPHLLSLPLNESIRGELEGLFVDKVIANLGLAISIYDIRSIDGGFIYPSEGASTYTVKFRLVVFRPFVGEVITARLKESNAEGLRLSLGFFSDIYVPAPLMPVPSRSEPDPENQNQVRWIWTFDEQEYPIDGVDEIRFQVHNVSYPSIPLEQDKDSKPFAPMVIKGSLDADGLGPISWWI